Within the Oncorhynchus masou masou isolate Uvic2021 chromosome 1, UVic_Omas_1.1, whole genome shotgun sequence genome, the region CCATAAACATCCCCTCAAATAACCCTATATATTAACCATAAACATCCCCTCAAATAACCCTATATATTAACCATAAACATCCCCTCAAATAACCCTATATATTAACCATAAACATCCCCTCAAATAACCCTATATATTAACCATAAACATCCCCTCAAATAACCCTATATATTAACCATAAACATCCCCTCAAATAACCCTATATATTAACCATAAACATCCCCTCAAATAACCCTATATTAACCATAAACATCCCTTCAAATAACCCTATATTAACCATAAACATCCCCTCAAATAACCCTATATTAACCATAAACATCCCCTCAAATAACCCTATATTAACCATAAACATCCCCTCAAATAACCCTATATTAACCATAAACATCCCCTCAAATAACCCTATATTAACCATAAACATCCCCTCAAATAACCCTATATTAACCATAAACATCCCCTCAAATAACCCTATATTAACCATAAACATCCCCTCAAATAACCCTATATTAACCATAAACATCCCCTccgcctctcctccttcccctcctctccctattctTGGAAACGCAATCCTATTCAACACATTGGCCAGGGTCTTGTTTCAATGATGGATGCTTTTGGCACAGAGGAACGTCCCTAAACGTCAATGTTTTATCCACTTAAATAAAATACTAAATATCAGCTTGCAAGATGGAGAGCATTTCGTATGGGGCTAGTTTGCATCAACTACCTTAACTAAAACCACAGCAAAGGTTTTGCCTGAAAATTTTGGTTTTGATTCGCGACCATCTGACATGTCTGCCTTGGGGTTTGATGGGAGAAACCCAAGATTGTTTTTATTCCCTTGACGATGTAGGCAGTGACTTAGTTCCTCTCGGTTCAGATACACCAAAATACACCTCTTTTAATGTTTTTACggttatttaacttggcaagtcagtgaCTGACCCTGTTATACTGAGCTCTACTACTGACCCTGTTATACTGAGCTCTACTACTGACCCTGTTATACTGAGCTCTGCTACTGACCCTGTTATACTGAGCTCTACTACTGACCCTGTTATACTGAGCTCTACTACTGACCCTGTTATAATGAGCTCTACTATTGACCCTGTTATACTGAGCTCTACTGCTACTGACTCTGTTATACTGAGCTCTACTGCTACTGACACTGTTATACTGAGCTCTACTGCTACTGACCCTGTTATACTGAGCTCTACTGCTACTGACCCTGTTATACTGAGCTCTACTGCTACTGACCCTGTTATACTGAGCTCTGCTACTGACCCTGTTATACTGAGCTCTGCTACTGACTCTGTTATACTGAGCTCTACTGCTACTGACCCTGTTATACTGAGCTCTACTACTGACCCTGTTATACTGAGCTCTACTATTGACCCTGTTATACTGAGCTCTACTGCTACTGACCCTGTTATACTGAGCTCTACTACTGACCCTGTTATACTGAGCTCTGCTACTGACCCTGTTATACTGAGCTCTACTACTGACCCTGTTATACTGAGCTCTACTACTGACCCTGTTATACTGAGCTCTGCTACTGACCCTGTTATACTGAGCTCTACTACTGACCCTGTTATACTGAGCTCTACTACTGACCCTGTTATACTGAGCTCTACTATTGACCCTGTTATACTGAGCTCTACTGCTACTGACTCTGTTATACTGAGCTCTACTGCTACTGACACTGTTATACTGAGCTCTACTGCTACTGACCCTGTTATACTGAGCTCTACTGCTACTGACCCTGTTATACTGAGCTCTACTGCTACTGACCCTGTTATACTGAGCTCTGCTACTGACCCTGTTATACTGAGCTCTGCTACTGACTCTGTTATACTGAGCTCTACTGCTACTGACCCTGTTATACTGAGCTCTACTACTGACCCTGTTATACTGAGCTCTACTATTGACCCTGTTATACTGAGCTCTACTGCTACTGACCCTGTTATACTGAGCTCTACTACTGACCCTGTTATACTGAGCTCTGCTACTGACCCTGTTATACTGAGCTCTACTACTGACCCTGTTATACTGAGCTCTACTACTGACCCTGTTATACTGAGCTCTGCTACTGACTCTGTTATACTGAGCTCTACTGCTACTGACCCTGTTATACTGAGCTCTGCTACTGACCCTGTTATACTGAGCTCTACTACTGACCCTGTTATACTGAGCTCTACTACTGACCCTGTTATACTGAGCTCTACTACTGACCCTGTTATACTGAGCTCTACTACTGACCCTGTTATACTGAGCTCTACTGCTACTGACCCTGTTATACTGAGCTCTATTGCTACTGACCCTGTTATACTGAGCTCTACTGCTATTGACCCTGTTATACTGAGCTCTACTACTGACCCTGTTATACTGAGCTCTACTACTGACCCTGTTATACTGAGCTCTGCTACTGACCCTGTTATACTGAGCTCTGCTACTGACCCTGTTATACTGAGCTCTACTACTGACCCTGTTATACTGAGCTCTACTACTGACCCTGTTATACTGAGCTCTGCTACTGACCCTGTTATACTGAGCTCTGCTACTGACCCTGTTATACTGAGCTCTGCTACTGACCCTGTTATACTGAGCTCTACTACTGACCCTGTTATACTGAGCTCTGCTACTGACCCTGTTATACTGAGCTCTACTACTGACCCTGTTATACTGAGCTCTACTGCTACTGACCCTGTTATACTGAGCTCTGCTATTGACCCTGTTATACTGAGCTCTACTACTGACCCTGTGATACTGAGCTCTGCTATTGACCCTGTTATACTGAGCTCTGCTATTGACCCTGTTATACTGAGCTATACTACTGACCCTGTTATACTGAGCTCTACTGCTACTGACCCTGTTATACTGAGCTCTACTGCTACTGACCCTGTTATACTGAGCTCTACTACTGACCCTGTTATACTGAGCTCTACTACTGACCCTGTTATACTGAGCTCTACTACTGACCCTGTTATACTGAGCTCTACTACTGACCCTGTTATACTGAGCTCTGCTACTGACCCTGTTATACTGAGCTATACTACTGACCCTGTTATACTGAGCTCTACTGCTACCTACCCTGTTATACTGAGCTCTGCTACTGACCCTGTTATACTGAGCTCTACTGCTACTGAACATGTTATACTGAGCTCTACTACTGACCCTGTTATACTGAGCTCTACTACTGACCCTGTTATACTGAGCTCTGCTACTGACCCTGTTATACTGAGCTCTGCTACTGACCCTGTTATACTGAGCTCTGCTACTGACCCTGTTATACTGAGCTCTACTACTGACCCTGTTATACTGAGCTCTGCTACTGACCCTGTTATACTGAGCTCTGCTGCTACTGACCCTGTTATACTGAGCTCTACTGCTACTGAACATGTTATACTGAGCTCTACTACTGACCCTGTTATACTGAGCTCTGCTACTGACCCTGTTATACTGAGCTCTACTACTGACCCTGTTATACTGAGCTCTACTACTGACCCTGTTATACTGAGCTCTGCTACTGACCCTGTTATACTGAGCTCTACTACTGACCCTGTTATACTGAGCTCTACTGCTACTGACCCTGTTATACTGAGCTCTACTGCTACTGACTCTGTTATACTGAGCTCTGCTACTGACCCTGTTATACTGAGCTCTACTACTGACCCTGTTATACTGAGCTCTACTACTGACCCTGTTATACTGAGCTCTACTACTGACCCTGTTATACTGAGCTATACTACTGACCCTGTTATACTGAGCTCTACTACTGACCCTGTTATACTGAGCTCTGTTACTGACCCTGTTATACTGAGCTCTGCTACTGACTCTGTTATACTGAGCTCTACTACTGACCCTGTTATACTGAGCTCTACTACTGACCCTGTTATACTGAGCTCTGTTACTGACCCTGTTATACTGAGCTCTGCTACTGACTCTGTTATACTGAGCTCTACTACTGACCCTgttatactaccactactactactaatactaataataataatactactgctactactactactactactactactactactactactactactactacttgctattactactactagtattactgatactattgctactactactatcactactactactactactattgctattactacgactactactactactactactgatactattgctactactaatacgactactactactaatactactactactaatactactgatacaattgctactactactactactattgctattactacgactactactactgatactattgctactactaatacgactactactactaatactaatactactaatactactactactgatacaattgctactactactactactactgatactactactaatactactactactaatactactactactactattgctactgctactactactactactactgatactactactaatactactactactaatactactactactactattgctactgcaactactactactgatactactactaatactactactactactactgatactactactaatactactaccactactactattactactaatactactactaatactactactactaatactgctactactactaatactgctactactactaatactactactaatactgctactactactaatactgctactactactaatactgatactactaccaccactagtactactactactactactaccactactactactactactattactactaatactactactaatactgctactactactaatactactaccactactactattactactaatactactactgcttttTCTTCTGAAGCAAAATGTATCATACAGCTCAGATGTGTAttttgctagagctgccccggtcaactgtaagtgctgttactgtgaagtggaaatgtctcggagcaacaacggctcagctgcgaagtggtaggccacagaagATCACAGAAGGGACTGGCGACTGAAGAGCATAGTGCGTAAAATGAATCTGTCCTGattgttgcaacactcactcccgagttccaaattgcctctggaagcaacgtcagcaatAACTGTTCGACGGGAACTTCATGAAtttggtttccatggccgagcacaAGGTACCATAAGCAATTCCTAGTGCCTGCTCAAGTTGTGTAAAGCTCATCGCCATTGGGCTCTGGTGCAGTGGAATCGtgttctttggagtgatgaatcacgcttcaccgtcTGGTTCTCCTACGAGCAattctgggtttggcagatgccaggagaacactacctgccccaatgcatagtgccaactgtaaagtttggtggatgaggaataatggtgtggggctgtttttcatggttcaggccacCTAGtttagtgaagggaaatcttaacgctacaacatacaatgacattctagatgattctgtgcttccaactttgttgcaaaagtttggagaaggcccttttctgtttcagcatgacaatgccccgtgcacaaagtgaggtccatacattAATGGTTTGTCAATATCGGTGTGGTTGAACTTGGCTCACAtgcacaaaaccctgacctcaaccccacatCGAACAccgttgggatgaattggaacgctgactatgagccaggcctaatttcccaacatcagtgtccgacctcactaatgctcttgtggctgaggggaagcaagtcccctcagcaatgttccaacagcaaaggaccaacttcatattagagtggaggctgttatcacagcaatgttcctacatctagtggaaagccttcccagaagagtggaggcttttatagcagcaatgttccaacatctagtggaaagtcttcccagaagagtggaggatgttatagcagcaatgttccaacatctagaggaaagccttcccagaagagagaaGGCtgctatagcagcaatgttccaacatctagtggaaagccttcccagaagagtggaggctgttatagcagcaatgttccaacatctagtggaaagtcttcccagaagagtggaggctgttatagcagcaatgttccaacatctagtggaaagccttcccagaagagtggaggctgttatagcagcaatgttccaacatctagtggaaagccttcccagaagagtggaggctgttatagcagcaaagggggaaacaactccatattaatgtccatgattttggaatgagatattcgatgagcaggtgtccatatactctTGGTCATTTAGtgtatcttgaaaacttgattgctgacatgcaaaatattttgggactatatcagcaatggactaatgaaacataTATTAAAATATGTTTTTTGGGCGGAGTTTTCCTTTAAGAGAAATGGACttaatgtaagtcgctctggataagagcatctgctaattacaaacatttcaaatgtaaaggttttacatacagatctcatattagtgtattgtattttttttcattAAATATTGTTGCAAGTTTATAATTTGTACAATTTAGAAAAAAATGAGTATTTAtctgtctgaaatgaaaccatgaagtgatagattttaaacaaatacatgtctgtcattgaacaaccccattGTTGggacggcagcgtagcctagtggttagagggggaggcaggtagtctagtggttagagggggaggcaggtagtctagtggttagagggggaggcaggtagtctagtggttagagggggaggctggtagtctagtggttagaggggggaggcaggtagtctagtggttagagggggaggcaggtagtctagtggttagaggggggaggcaggtagcctagtggttagagggggaggcaggtagtctagtggttagagggggaggcaggtagcctagtggttagaggggggaggcaggtagtctagtggttagagggggaggcaggtagcctagtggttagagggggaggcaggtagtctagtggttagagggggaggctggtagtctagtggttagagggggaggcaggtagtctagtggttagagggggaggcaggtagtctagtggttagagggggaggcaggtagcctagtggttagagggggaggcaggtagcctagtggttagagggggaggcaggtagtctagtggttagagggggaggcaggtagtctagtggttagagggggaggcaggtagcctagtggttagagggggatgcaggtagtctagtggttagaggggaggctggtagtctagtggttagagggggaggcaggtagtctagtggttagagggggaggcaggtagtctagtggttagagggggaggcaggtagcctagtggttagagggggaggcaggtagtctagtggttagaggggaggcaggtagtctagtggttagagggggaggcaggtagcctagtggttagagggggaggcaggtagtctagtggttagaggggggaggcaggtagcctagtggttagagggggaggcaggtagcctagtggttagagggggaggcaggtagtctagtggttagagggggaggcaggtagtctagtggttagagggggaggcaggtggcaggtggcctagtggttggagggggaggcaggtagcctagtggttagaggggggaggcaggtagtctagtggttagagggggaggcaggtagcctagtggttagagtggggaggcaggtagtctagtggttagaggggggaggcaggtagtctagtggttagaggggggaggcaggtagcctagtggttagaggggggaggcaggtagtctagtggttagagggggaggcaggtagcctagtggttagagtgtagagacggcagggtagcctagtggttagagtgtagaagcggcagggtagcctagtggttggagcgttggactagtaaccttaaaggttgcaagatccagtccctgagctgacaaggtacaaatctgtcgttctgcccctgaacaggcagttaacccactgttcctaggccatcattgaaaataagaatttgttcttaaaactgacttgtgtggtttaaaaaaaaattgtgaaAAAATACACCAATCTACAGTCAAATCTAAtctaccaacatttctgaaaattgatatatactgtagtgttttgAAATCAAACTCTTCATGTACAGAGGCAGGCTAGCATGTTAGAAGGCCACAGGCTCTTGGCCTATtggtaaacaatttaaaagctATACAGTTAGTGGCTAGCAAGGATAAGGATAATAACAATAGTAAGGCCATGGGGGCAGCCATCTTGGGAGATGACACGACGACATCAGAGGCCATAACAATGACTTGCTGGTAGCCAGTTTGACCCATAGAGTGTAATGGGGGGAGAGATTTGACCTCATGGCCTGAACTATACCATAAGGGTCAGATAAACAGGACAAAGTAGTATGCCCAGAACACGGGCGTGAGATGTTAACCCTCAAAATGAATAAAAAACAAGATAGTTGTTACacggaaactgagctgcacttcctcctGCCaactgtatgaccatattagaaacacatatttccctcagattacacagacccacaaagaatttgaaaacaaatccaatcttgataaactcccatatctacgaGGGGAAAaaccacagtgtgtcatcacagcagaatgatttgtgaccttttgccgcaagaaaagggcaaccagtgaagaacacacacatcattataaatacaacctatatttatgtagatttattttcccttttgtacttaaaCTATTTGCTCATTGTtgcaacactgtacatagccataatctaacatttgaaatgtctctttGTCTttcatgtttactgttcatttctgattgtttatttcacttttatttattatttattccatttgctttggcaaCGTAAACATGTTTCCTACGCCAATAAATCTATTTTAATTGAATTGACTGAGGGACTTACACTTTCTAGAGGGCTCTTAAAACTCCACCCCCTAGTAACCACCCTTGGCAACCAATCAGAATGGTCCGGGCCAAAGGTGTGAATGACCTAAAGTTGAACTCTAACTAAAATGGCACCAGAGAGATGGTTTTATGGGTTTTATCTACACTCATGTTGCTGCTTCCATTAACATAAACAAGTACATTCTtcacccccaaaaaatatttgatTTGGCAAAACAATAATATGCTGCAAGTTCAACAAATGCTTTAAAAACTCACATTAGgctttaggaaggtgttcctaatatttggtATACTCTGTGTATATCCCCATATCTCTCAGAAAAGTACCATGGtcattttattattatattaagtgTGTAAGGAAACATATGAGGCATTAGCCCGTTGgccaagtaaccgaaaggttgcaagatcgaatccctgagctgacaaggtaaaaaaaataaaaatggatggttctgcccctgaacaggcagtttaacccactgttcctggaccagttaacccactagaccagttaacccactgttcccaggccgtcattgaaaataatcatttgttcttaactgacttgcctggttaaataaaggttaaataaaatatgcaATCTTAGCTTCTGCTGCGTATCTACCAGCTCTAAAAACACCCTTCTTCtatccagacctgggttcaaaaagTATTTGAAATTAATTTGTTATCTGGGCTTGATTGATCTTGCCTGGTCAATGGAACCAAAATAAAATAGCTGAAAAAGTGCAAACCCATCTGgtactccaggcaggctaaagcaaatgAAAAGTATTTGAAACATTTTAAATAGaaatttgaacccaggtctgatccCTTCCCACCGCTATTAGGACTTGAGAGGCCCACCCCCCAGAAACCACCACCCCCAGAACCACCACCCACCAGAATAACATGCTGTCCTTAATATAGACATAGTTTGCCTTGATTTCAGCCAACTGTCCGTCAGGCTCACTCCTCTGCCACAGCAACATGGGAGTCTGATAGAGCACCTATCACATGCAGTCCTAAATATAGGCCATGGCCCGTCTTGATTTCATCTGACCGACGGTCAAACTCAGTGACTCAGTGCCACAGCGATATACTACAAGAGGTTTTCAGACTGAGAGACTGCAAGCGACACGATCACACACCCGCCAATCGCAATCCTCTGCTTTGCCATGGCGATAAAAGAAAAAATCATTTCTGACTGATTAGCACTGGGGTTTAACAATAGAAAAGTATTTCTGAATGACTATTGGCTGGCTGGATATCTTCTCATATTCAGTTGTTCATATGCACCTTAGTTTGAAAGAGAAGTAGCGACTGCAGTTTATTTTCTTTCCTTGATTTTATTTGTGCGACTGTGAAGATCACTCCTCTCTGCCACACAGCAGCAACACAAGAGGCTTTCTGGGACATGGATTGGGAGGAAGGCAGAACCATGGAGGGACTGTCTATAACCCACTGGGTGAACAGCCCAGTCCGCCACCAGGCCCTGTTCCAAGGAAGGGACTTGGACGACTGTGTTGAGGACCATGACCTGTTCGCCCTGCCCGGGCCTGCCTTCCCCGACCCTGGGGTAGTGAGGCCCGACCCTGAGGTAGTGAGGCCCGACCCCGGGGTAGTGAAGCTAGAAGGGGTCTGCGACGGTACTACCACAACCCAACCCCAGCGGACTGAGCCTGTTTACCAGGTGCTTCTGGACGTGTCCCAGTTCAGACCTGAGGATATCATGATTCAGGTGTTTGAAGGATGGCTCTTGATCAAGGCTCAGCATGGAGCCAGAATGGATGAACACGGGTTTGTTACCCGAAGCTTCACCCGTCAGTACCCACTGCCTGAGAAACTACAGCAGGCGGGGGGTCTGAGGGCTCTGCTATGTCATGAtgggatactggtggtggaaTCCAAACAGAGAACACCTGTTAGGATACAACACAGTGAGGAGGACCCCTATTGATTATTGACTGTTGATTATTGACTGTTGATTATTGACTGTTGATTATTGACTATTGATTATTGACTGTTGATTATTGACTGTTGATTATTGACTATTGATTATTGACTGTTGATTATTAACTATCGATTATTGACTGTTGATTATTGACTGTTGATTATTGACTGTTGATTATTGACTGTTGATTATTGACTGTTGATTATTGACTGTTGATTATTGA harbors:
- the hspb3 gene encoding heat shock protein beta-3; this translates as MDWEEGRTMEGLSITHWVNSPVRHQALFQGRDLDDCVEDHDLFALPGPAFPDPGVVRPDPEVVRPDPGVVKLEGVCDGTTTTQPQRTEPVYQVLLDVSQFRPEDIMIQVFEGWLLIKAQHGARMDEHGFVTRSFTRQYPLPEKLQQAGGLRALLCHDGILVVESKQRTPVRIQHSEEDPY